The proteins below are encoded in one region of Xylanibacillus composti:
- a CDS encoding alpha/beta fold hydrolase, with product MIGVLKHSQEKIGFVFVHGAGLEGLVWSKVVEDFEHPCLLVEFPLRKSSLESRSSLSLEDYVAHMKRQVDEWGTRKIVIVAHSIGGVLAQSLASGLTDRLAGIVAVGAAIPKNGGSFVSVLPLPQKLIMSVILRMLGTKPPESVIRKGLCSDLSPDQATEIVKGFIPEAVRLYTDRINVPVPDVPRLYVKLTNDKEFSPSLQDKMISNFSPQSVQSLETGHLPMISNPEGLRSILEHFLSEELRQP from the coding sequence ATGATCGGTGTGCTAAAGCATTCCCAAGAAAAAATAGGCTTTGTTTTCGTCCATGGGGCAGGCTTGGAAGGCCTCGTTTGGAGTAAAGTGGTGGAGGATTTCGAACATCCGTGTTTACTTGTTGAGTTTCCTTTGAGGAAGAGCTCTCTAGAGTCAAGGAGCAGTCTTTCTTTGGAGGATTATGTGGCACATATGAAAAGACAAGTGGATGAATGGGGGACACGCAAAATTGTCATTGTCGCGCATTCAATTGGTGGCGTGCTTGCTCAAAGCCTGGCATCCGGACTGACGGATCGGCTGGCTGGCATTGTGGCTGTAGGGGCGGCAATCCCGAAGAATGGCGGTTCATTCGTATCCGTTTTACCGCTTCCCCAGAAGCTTATCATGTCTGTTATCCTGCGAATGTTGGGCACGAAACCGCCAGAGTCGGTCATCCGCAAGGGGTTATGCAGCGATCTCTCGCCGGATCAAGCTACGGAGATCGTGAAAGGATTCATTCCCGAGGCGGTGCGTTTGTATACGGATCGAATCAACGTGCCTGTTCCGGATGTACCAAGGCTATATGTGAAGCTAACCAACGATAAAGAATTCAGTCCTTCTTTACAAGATAAAATGATTTCAAACTTTTCCCCGCAATCCGTCCAAAGCTTGGAAACCGGACATTTGCCGATGATAAGCAACCCGGAAGGCTTGAGATCGATACTGGAACATTTCTTATCGGAAGAACTGCGGCAACCTTAA
- a CDS encoding ATP-binding protein — MKQKGMGYLKNKMVLPFIMIAITLLTTYYVLHSFRVFDSHAFTAQDGVLSLQHWDQQKDRVIPLDGVWDFYPDELIVPSPDEDVFEQYRDKRQSIPVPSAWDRYKPDSASPHGAGTYRLLIHVPEDDRYGVKLNTIRNANTVYINGKELGSAGVPSKNTDEYRFDYKKYVVLENSTNKQIELVILVANHDYAVGGIVSSLHFGPADQILALQGREKFIEAFLISGYLLFACIYFTRYLQHKRRFRYELYFSLSSLAQAIHISTINERWIYLLFPEVSPTSQVTIQAISLTLFVLFFLLFVYHFFNMSASKRIVTALSAILGFQALAISVLSITIDLVAKVSFPLIQLIVSGTIALGYVYIFIMLLKAYKQKTDESNYVLMVVFTFALYGALLAVVLLFEVDIEIPSLLLFLTMVMNLALLMSHRSQQAYNDIEKLSAELLEFDRIKDEFLVKTSHELGTPLHSIMNLSQSLLEGVEGPLKKKQQENVILIHSVSKRLASLVKDLLYISKIKQGEVLITSKPIEIRIIEEVLDEVAYLMPPAHPVQLINAIPENLPLVYTDGQKLKQVFFNLIYNAIKFTKQGTITISAQIIEEQMHISIEDTGPGIAPEYQDLIFTTFYQVESSRIRESVGLGLGLSIAKEIVEGAGGRIWVTSEIGKGSCFTFTIPLATPQQLLEHQELNHHEMNKQMTPDPNKNRRLQQSQVILPAKVKGSKPYTILVVDDEPANLKVLINMLQSLHYSVIAVGSGQEALDVIAKEKVDLLILDLMMPHMTGYEVCKTIRQEYDLVELPVIILTASGQLSDLVASFQFGANDYLQKPVNLKELEVRVNSLLLMKKSAQDAVEHELNYFYTQIKPHFLYNTLSAIIHLSSSDPNKAGTALTHLSTYFRGKLNYQKQRSLIPLEEEIELVKAYLAIEQMRFEERLHIEYNIDETIQTYIPAMTLQPLVENAVHHGISNRRNGGTLRLTIEREQPYIKIVIEDNGVGIPPEKQQELLRGQNERLGFTNPFKKLSLVKGARLQMNSEVGKGTTIIIHMLEVQDNREAF, encoded by the coding sequence GTGAAGCAGAAAGGAATGGGCTATTTGAAAAATAAAATGGTACTCCCCTTCATCATGATCGCCATCACCCTCTTGACAACGTACTACGTCCTTCATTCCTTTCGTGTATTCGACTCCCATGCATTCACGGCACAAGATGGGGTTCTTTCCTTGCAGCATTGGGATCAACAGAAGGATCGAGTTATTCCGCTAGATGGGGTATGGGATTTTTATCCGGATGAATTAATCGTGCCTAGCCCGGATGAAGATGTCTTTGAACAATATAGGGACAAGCGCCAATCCATTCCAGTCCCTTCAGCCTGGGATCGCTATAAACCGGATAGCGCAAGCCCTCATGGGGCGGGTACGTATCGCTTGCTTATTCACGTTCCGGAGGACGACCGTTACGGGGTAAAGCTCAATACGATTCGAAATGCCAATACCGTGTATATAAACGGGAAAGAGCTAGGCTCAGCTGGGGTTCCTTCAAAAAACACCGATGAATATCGCTTCGATTACAAAAAGTATGTCGTGCTGGAAAATAGTACAAATAAACAAATAGAGCTGGTTATCCTAGTTGCTAACCATGACTATGCGGTTGGCGGGATTGTCAGTTCGCTCCATTTCGGTCCAGCCGATCAAATATTAGCATTGCAAGGCCGTGAAAAATTTATTGAAGCCTTCCTCATTTCCGGCTATTTATTGTTTGCATGTATCTACTTTACGAGGTACCTGCAGCATAAACGGAGATTCCGGTATGAGCTATATTTTAGTCTATCCAGTTTGGCGCAAGCTATCCATATATCGACGATCAATGAAAGATGGATCTACTTACTGTTTCCGGAGGTCAGCCCAACCTCACAAGTAACGATACAAGCTATTTCACTTACACTTTTCGTATTGTTTTTCCTATTGTTTGTATATCATTTCTTCAACATGTCTGCCAGCAAAAGGATCGTCACAGCATTAAGTGCCATATTAGGATTTCAAGCCTTGGCAATAAGTGTGTTAAGCATAACGATTGATCTAGTAGCAAAGGTTTCATTTCCGCTCATACAACTCATTGTTTCAGGGACTATCGCTCTTGGTTATGTGTATATCTTTATTATGCTGTTAAAAGCCTACAAGCAAAAAACGGATGAGTCCAACTATGTGCTGATGGTTGTTTTTACTTTTGCCCTTTATGGCGCGCTGCTTGCAGTGGTCCTGCTATTTGAAGTGGATATCGAAATACCGTCGCTTCTTTTGTTTTTAACTATGGTGATGAACTTGGCGCTGTTAATGAGTCATCGTTCTCAACAAGCTTATAATGATATTGAGAAGCTGTCTGCTGAGTTGCTTGAATTCGACCGAATCAAGGATGAATTTCTAGTCAAGACATCGCATGAGCTCGGTACGCCGCTCCACAGTATTATGAATCTATCTCAATCGCTGCTGGAGGGGGTAGAGGGACCTTTAAAAAAGAAACAGCAAGAAAATGTGATTTTGATACATTCGGTCAGCAAAAGATTAGCTAGTTTGGTTAAGGATCTGCTATATATTTCAAAAATAAAGCAAGGCGAGGTGTTGATTACATCCAAACCTATCGAGATCCGAATTATTGAAGAAGTGCTCGATGAGGTTGCCTATCTCATGCCGCCCGCTCATCCTGTTCAATTGATCAATGCGATCCCAGAAAATTTGCCGCTTGTCTACACCGATGGGCAGAAGCTAAAGCAAGTTTTCTTCAATTTGATCTACAATGCAATTAAATTCACCAAGCAGGGGACCATCACGATTTCCGCTCAAATCATAGAGGAACAGATGCACATATCGATTGAGGATACGGGCCCGGGTATTGCTCCAGAGTACCAAGACCTCATATTTACAACTTTTTATCAAGTTGAAAGCAGTCGGATCAGGGAATCCGTAGGACTTGGGTTGGGGTTAAGCATTGCCAAAGAAATTGTGGAGGGTGCAGGCGGACGAATCTGGGTAACTTCTGAAATCGGCAAAGGCTCATGCTTTACCTTCACCATCCCATTGGCTACTCCACAACAGCTGTTAGAACATCAAGAACTCAACCATCATGAAATGAACAAGCAAATGACGCCTGATCCAAACAAAAATCGGAGGCTGCAGCAGTCTCAGGTTATCCTGCCTGCAAAAGTGAAGGGCTCGAAGCCATATACGATACTAGTTGTAGATGATGAGCCCGCCAACTTGAAGGTGCTGATTAATATGCTTCAATCGCTTCATTACAGCGTAATTGCAGTAGGCAGCGGGCAAGAGGCACTTGACGTCATCGCAAAGGAAAAGGTGGATCTATTAATTTTAGATTTGATGATGCCCCATATGACAGGATATGAGGTTTGCAAAACGATCAGACAGGAGTACGACTTAGTAGAACTGCCTGTTATCATATTAACTGCATCAGGACAATTGTCTGACTTAGTCGCATCCTTCCAATTCGGGGCCAATGATTATTTGCAAAAGCCTGTTAATTTGAAAGAATTAGAGGTTCGCGTCAATTCCTTGTTATTAATGAAAAAATCGGCGCAGGATGCGGTGGAGCATGAACTCAACTACTTTTACACCCAGATTAAACCGCATTTTTTATACAACACACTCAGCGCCATTATTCATCTAAGTTCGTCTGATCCGAACAAAGCCGGAACTGCATTAACCCATCTTTCTACCTATTTCCGCGGAAAGCTGAATTACCAGAAGCAGCGCTCACTCATCCCTCTGGAGGAAGAAATCGAATTAGTGAAAGCTTACCTGGCGATAGAACAAATGCGCTTCGAAGAAAGGCTTCATATCGAATATAACATTGACGAAACGATTCAAACCTATATCCCAGCCATGACACTGCAGCCGCTAGTTGAAAATGCCGTTCATCACGGGATATCCAACAGAAGAAATGGCGGAACGCTGCGTCTAACTATCGAGCGGGAGCAACCGTATATCAAGATCGTGATAGAGGATAACGGTGTCGGGATTCCTCCAGAAAAGCAGCAAGAGCTATTGCGTGGTCAAAATGAGCGCCTGGGCTTCACCAATCCATTTAAAAAGCTTTCCCTTGTTAAAGGAGCCCGTTTGCAAATGAACAGCGAGGTGGGTAAAGGAACAACCATCATCATTCATATGCTCGAGGTCCAGGACAACAGGGAAGCATTCTAA
- the mnhG gene encoding monovalent cation/H(+) antiporter subunit G — translation MNTTVMSEVIAGILIISGTILSLLSSLGLLRLPDVYTRSHAGTKSVTLGLLCILMGAFLYFLIKDGFVSIRLLLGIVFVFLTAPVAGHLIARSAYRSGVKLADISVKDELRDDKLKLEQQKTSDS, via the coding sequence TTGAATACAACCGTGATGAGTGAAGTCATTGCCGGCATTCTCATAATTTCAGGCACTATACTAAGTTTGCTAAGCTCTCTTGGTTTACTGCGCCTGCCTGATGTATATACAAGATCCCATGCCGGAACCAAAAGTGTTACGCTCGGCTTATTATGCATTTTAATGGGCGCATTTTTATATTTCCTCATAAAAGACGGGTTCGTTAGTATCAGGCTGCTGCTAGGCATTGTGTTCGTATTTTTAACGGCCCCGGTCGCAGGTCATTTAATAGCGCGATCGGCATACCGGTCCGGCGTCAAGCTTGCGGATATTAGTGTAAAAGACGAGTTGAGGGACGACAAGCTAAAATTAGAACAGCAAAAAACTTCCGACTCCTAG
- a CDS encoding Na+/H+ antiporter subunit D: protein MNNLVVFPILLPVLSGMIMFLFRDNIRLQKWISIIGLSGALVTSLFLVNANMNDGIQVLQVGGWEAPFGISLVADMLASLLVSTSSIVSLACLIYAFHSTDKQRERHYTYPLIMLLVCGVNGSFLTGDLFNLFVFFEVMLIASYVLLSLGGSKTQLRESIKYVAINIISSMLFIVAIAYLYGVVGTLNMAHLSERVAEIGQDGMITTISLMFLLVFGLKAALFLYFWLPGSYSSPPAAVSAIFAALLTKVGIYTILRMFTLVFYHHTAVTHNLMIWLAGLTMLFGAFGAVSQWNVRKILAYNVIIAVGFIVVGIGLNNAAALTGTLFYLVHDMIAKALIFILGGAMISIAGTHKLREISGLISHHPLLGWLFFLSALALAGVPPFSGFVGKLMILQGGVEKEFYAIVSISLVTSLLVLYSVMKIFIHGFWGETILSEDEEKSTGKGILIPGSILAAFIIALGLGADWALIYIDQAVEVLMNPSLYIEAVYSKS, encoded by the coding sequence ATGAATAATCTAGTTGTATTTCCTATCCTTCTCCCTGTATTAAGCGGCATGATTATGTTCTTGTTCCGGGATAACATTCGCTTGCAAAAGTGGATTTCGATCATCGGCTTGTCAGGGGCGCTCGTTACTTCCTTGTTCCTGGTGAATGCCAATATGAACGACGGCATTCAGGTTCTTCAAGTTGGCGGATGGGAAGCGCCCTTCGGGATTTCATTGGTCGCTGACATGCTGGCGAGCTTGCTCGTATCGACATCTTCCATTGTCAGTTTGGCTTGTCTAATCTACGCCTTTCACTCAACAGACAAACAGCGTGAGAGACACTATACCTATCCTTTAATCATGCTGCTTGTTTGTGGAGTGAACGGTTCCTTTCTGACAGGCGATTTATTTAATCTGTTCGTGTTCTTCGAGGTGATGCTGATCGCATCCTATGTATTGCTGAGCCTCGGCGGCAGTAAAACACAGTTGCGCGAATCGATTAAATATGTAGCCATCAACATTATCTCATCCATGCTGTTTATTGTGGCCATAGCCTATCTTTACGGTGTCGTTGGAACGTTGAATATGGCCCACCTCTCCGAACGAGTCGCGGAGATTGGACAAGATGGCATGATCACCACAATCAGCTTAATGTTTCTGCTCGTTTTTGGCCTAAAGGCAGCGCTGTTCCTGTACTTCTGGCTCCCAGGTTCCTACAGCTCCCCGCCTGCAGCTGTATCGGCCATCTTTGCCGCATTGCTGACCAAGGTCGGGATTTATACGATCCTCCGGATGTTTACGCTCGTATTTTATCACCACACTGCAGTCACGCATAATCTGATGATTTGGCTGGCTGGGCTCACTATGCTCTTCGGCGCTTTCGGCGCTGTGTCGCAATGGAATGTAAGGAAGATTCTCGCTTATAACGTCATTATTGCAGTAGGCTTCATCGTCGTCGGAATTGGTCTGAATAATGCCGCCGCTTTAACGGGAACTCTGTTTTATCTTGTTCACGATATGATCGCCAAAGCCTTGATATTTATACTGGGCGGGGCCATGATCAGTATTGCCGGTACGCATAAATTGCGTGAAATAAGCGGCTTAATCAGCCATCACCCGCTGCTTGGATGGTTGTTTTTCCTCTCTGCCTTGGCGTTGGCAGGCGTTCCGCCGTTCAGCGGATTTGTAGGAAAATTGATGATTCTTCAAGGCGGTGTTGAGAAGGAGTTTTATGCAATTGTTAGTATCAGTTTAGTAACCAGCTTGCTCGTCCTATATTCTGTCATGAAGATATTTATTCATGGTTTCTGGGGAGAAACCATTCTCAGTGAGGATGAAGAAAAATCAACGGGGAAAGGGATACTGATCCCTGGATCAATCTTGGCGGCATTTATCATTGCGCTCGGTCTTGGCGCAGATTGGGCGCTCATCTACATTGATCAAGCCGTTGAAGTGTTAATGAATCCATCCCTTTATATTGAAGCAGTGTATTCTAAGTCATGA
- a CDS encoding AraC family transcriptional regulator: MIMHTCKSTGVLSAFVDYFWYMESQNTSYQNELSLPDGSVDLIIDLTADKVLMATASNETLRLNHVFVCGPHSRHFVICNSLETRVIGIHFKPGGAYPFLGCPLDQLHNVMQSMDAIWGHSAGELREELLELSSVGQMFHVLSDRLLQLAVKPLDSHPAVHYAIEQLDKINVQTDQVGNIVGRIGISHRRFIELFQRETGYTPKRYSRIRRFQEVLRKLNERQNTIQWSDIAFDCGYFDQSHFIKDFRAFSGLNPSDYEAIPGRHYNHVPL; this comes from the coding sequence ATGATCATGCACACTTGCAAATCCACCGGGGTATTATCAGCATTCGTGGATTATTTTTGGTACATGGAAAGCCAAAACACTTCATATCAAAATGAGCTTTCATTACCGGACGGTTCTGTTGATCTCATTATTGATTTAACTGCGGATAAAGTCCTCATGGCAACTGCATCGAACGAGACATTGCGGCTCAACCATGTATTTGTCTGCGGGCCTCATTCGAGACATTTCGTCATCTGCAATTCGCTTGAAACGAGAGTGATTGGCATCCATTTCAAACCCGGTGGCGCTTATCCGTTTCTCGGCTGTCCACTGGATCAATTACATAATGTCATGCAATCGATGGATGCGATCTGGGGGCATTCAGCCGGAGAATTACGCGAGGAGCTGCTTGAATTGTCATCTGTCGGGCAAATGTTTCACGTGCTAAGCGACCGATTGTTGCAATTGGCGGTTAAGCCGCTTGATAGCCATCCGGCAGTTCACTATGCGATTGAACAATTAGATAAAATAAACGTACAGACGGACCAAGTTGGAAATATTGTTGGCCGAATTGGCATCAGCCACAGACGGTTTATCGAGCTGTTCCAGAGGGAAACCGGCTATACACCGAAACGCTACAGCCGCATCCGGCGATTTCAAGAGGTGCTCAGGAAACTGAATGAACGTCAGAACACGATACAATGGTCAGATATCGCTTTCGACTGCGGGTATTTCGATCAGTCCCACTTTATTAAGGATTTTCGCGCTTTTTCCGGATTGAACCCGTCTGATTATGAGGCGATTCCCGGGAGGCATTACAACCATGTGCCGTTATGA
- a CDS encoding Na(+)/H(+) antiporter subunit F1, which translates to MFEWLLLFCMFLLSVSIVVAVFRLIKGPSMSDRVLSLDSIGYNIIGIVTVLTVMMKTQAFLEIILLIGIIAFLGTIALSKFVERGVVIEYNRDE; encoded by the coding sequence ATGTTCGAATGGCTATTGTTATTTTGTATGTTTTTATTGTCCGTATCCATTGTTGTTGCTGTATTCCGCTTAATTAAAGGCCCTTCCATGTCGGACCGTGTCTTATCCTTGGACTCTATAGGCTATAACATTATTGGCATCGTTACCGTACTGACTGTGATGATGAAAACACAGGCTTTTCTTGAAATCATCCTGCTGATTGGCATCATAGCCTTTCTGGGTACGATTGCATTATCAAAGTTTGTAGAGCGAGGTGTAGTGATTGAATACAACCGTGATGAGTGA
- a CDS encoding Na+/H+ antiporter subunit E — protein sequence MAIQILLNLIIALLWMLLHDVWDSLTFAIGYLLGMLFIFTLRRFFPGPFYGKKVISIIKLFYLFNVELIKSSAVVIAQITRPRINIKPGVFRMETKLRGQWEITILCCLLTLTPGSVVLEVAPEDGVLYLHGMDVAEIEDMIIQTKTVFEEAIIEVMN from the coding sequence ATGGCTATACAAATTTTACTAAATCTGATAATCGCTTTACTCTGGATGCTCTTGCATGATGTGTGGGATTCCCTAACGTTCGCAATCGGATACTTGCTCGGTATGTTGTTTATATTTACGCTTCGCAGATTTTTCCCTGGACCGTTCTACGGCAAAAAAGTGATCTCCATCATAAAGTTGTTCTATTTGTTTAATGTGGAGCTAATTAAATCGAGCGCGGTCGTGATCGCTCAAATTACGCGTCCCCGAATTAACATAAAGCCCGGCGTTTTCAGAATGGAAACCAAGTTAAGAGGACAATGGGAAATTACTATTTTATGCTGCTTGCTCACTTTAACTCCGGGATCTGTTGTTCTGGAGGTAGCACCCGAAGACGGAGTCCTGTATCTCCATGGCATGGATGTTGCAGAAATCGAGGATATGATCATTCAAACTAAAACCGTCTTTGAAGAGGCAATTATAGAGGTGATGAATTGA
- a CDS encoding Na(+)/H(+) antiporter subunit B encodes MKFTDIILQTTTKVLVFIILTYSVYILFAGHHNPGGGFIGGLITASSLVLLYMAFDVQTVRKIVPFDFKRVGAIGVIIALLTGTSALLFGAPFLFQTFSYVDLPVFGTRELATAVLFDLGVYFAVIGTAITIILSISEDR; translated from the coding sequence ATGAAATTTACCGATATCATCTTACAGACTACAACCAAAGTATTGGTCTTCATTATTCTGACGTATTCCGTCTATATCCTATTTGCGGGCCATCATAACCCGGGCGGGGGCTTTATCGGCGGATTAATTACAGCTTCATCCCTTGTCCTGCTATACATGGCATTTGATGTGCAAACCGTGCGCAAGATTGTGCCTTTTGATTTCAAGCGAGTTGGGGCGATCGGTGTCATTATAGCGCTATTGACCGGCACCAGCGCTCTCTTGTTCGGAGCTCCGTTCTTATTCCAGACCTTCTCTTATGTTGACCTGCCGGTGTTTGGCACGAGGGAATTGGCAACGGCGGTTTTGTTCGATCTGGGCGTTTATTTCGCGGTCATCGGCACAGCCATAACGATTATACTGAGCATAAGCGAGGATCGTTGA
- a CDS encoding Na(+)/H(+) antiporter subunit C, translated as METFMTIIAGILFTVGTYLALSKSLLRIILGTAIFAHATHLMLLTIAGLKQGAAPLLGEQSGTYTDPLPQALILTSIVISFALTAYFLVLGYRAYIELGTDDMDKLRGEEHE; from the coding sequence ATGGAAACATTCATGACTATTATCGCGGGAATCTTATTCACTGTCGGCACCTACCTTGCTCTCAGCAAAAGCTTGCTTAGAATCATTCTGGGAACAGCGATTTTTGCCCATGCTACCCATTTAATGCTGCTGACTATTGCCGGTTTAAAACAGGGAGCCGCCCCCTTGCTCGGCGAACAATCCGGCACCTATACCGATCCCCTGCCGCAAGCACTGATACTGACTTCGATCGTAATCAGCTTTGCGCTTACTGCATACTTCTTAGTTTTGGGATACCGCGCTTATATTGAATTGGGGACAGACGATATGGATAAATTAAGGGGGGAAGAGCATGAATAA
- a CDS encoding helix-turn-helix transcriptional regulator produces MQKSQRLIQMIMRINAKRSFTVKELADEFGLSTRTITRDLQELSELGVPVYSVQGRGGGYKLLQERLLPPISFTEHEAVAMFFACQTMDYFGSLPFGEGADAALHKFYHYLPADVREQIDRLKNRIMFWSPYRFMSAEVLQTLLHSIMVRSVVTIEYKSSSGVSERNIQPIGLYASSGYWYCPAYCFTREDMRQFRADRILSAELNGTIPCRAEISQKTLLDKPNKEGLEQTIIELELTKKGVWLLESNPRFRSFIQHNKDGSGTLTMGIAVQDMKFYVDLLWQWGDEVKIVGPAEAKAYMHQKIESMRLLYAL; encoded by the coding sequence ATGCAAAAATCACAGCGTCTCATCCAAATGATTATGAGGATCAACGCCAAACGATCCTTCACTGTTAAAGAGTTGGCCGATGAATTTGGCCTGTCCACACGTACGATTACAAGGGATCTGCAAGAGCTGAGCGAACTCGGCGTTCCGGTTTATTCCGTTCAGGGAAGGGGGGGAGGATACAAGCTGCTGCAAGAAAGGCTGCTGCCACCAATCAGCTTCACCGAACATGAAGCAGTGGCAATGTTTTTTGCATGTCAGACGATGGATTATTTCGGCTCTTTGCCTTTTGGCGAGGGAGCGGACGCAGCGCTTCACAAGTTTTATCATTACTTGCCTGCCGATGTAAGAGAACAGATTGACCGGCTAAAAAACAGGATCATGTTCTGGAGCCCGTATCGATTCATGTCTGCGGAGGTTCTTCAAACTCTCCTGCATTCGATAATGGTCCGCAGTGTGGTCACCATCGAGTATAAATCTAGCAGCGGAGTCTCGGAGCGGAACATTCAGCCGATCGGTCTTTATGCCAGTTCCGGTTATTGGTATTGTCCCGCATATTGCTTCACTAGAGAGGACATGAGGCAGTTCAGAGCCGATCGGATCCTCTCCGCCGAGCTCAACGGAACCATTCCTTGCCGGGCGGAAATCAGTCAGAAGACTTTATTGGATAAACCTAATAAGGAAGGTCTGGAACAGACTATAATCGAACTGGAGCTGACGAAGAAAGGGGTGTGGCTGCTGGAATCCAACCCTCGTTTTCGTTCATTCATACAGCACAACAAGGATGGCAGCGGGACACTGACAATGGGTATAGCGGTGCAGGACATGAAGTTCTACGTGGACTTGTTATGGCAGTGGGGAGATGAAGTCAAAATTGTGGGGCCTGCCGAGGCCAAGGCATACATGCATCAAAAAATCGAGTCTATGCGGTTGCTTTATGCCCTTTAA
- a CDS encoding VOC family protein — translation MGNEWTPARYSSVVPTLRADNASRLLDFLQAVFDAEVLHCATDNTGKITHAEVLIGHGIIEVSDANEAWPANETSLHVFVQNADECYRRALEAGAVSLYEPADMPYGERCGGIQDPFGNSWFIATFQRGEGKGYYD, via the coding sequence ATGGGAAATGAATGGACCCCGGCAAGATATTCTTCCGTTGTTCCGACACTGCGTGCGGACAACGCCAGTCGATTATTGGACTTTTTGCAAGCCGTTTTCGATGCGGAAGTTCTTCACTGTGCGACAGATAATACTGGAAAGATTACGCATGCCGAAGTGCTTATCGGCCATGGAATTATCGAAGTGTCGGATGCTAATGAGGCGTGGCCGGCCAATGAAACTTCATTGCATGTTTTTGTTCAGAATGCGGATGAGTGCTACAGACGTGCATTAGAAGCTGGAGCGGTTTCTCTATATGAACCGGCTGACATGCCGTATGGAGAAAGATGCGGCGGTATCCAAGATCCATTCGGAAACAGTTGGTTTATTGCAACATTTCAACGTGGTGAAGGGAAGGGCTATTACGATTGA
- the ytvI gene encoding sporulation integral membrane protein YtvI, giving the protein MWKAGYHLINKILLRRIIIVLALLVICVFAYIYFSKILPILLALLTAMMFEPLVRWLQRRMKTEKRLLPVTIVFTTFFAICSATLYLTLTRVLKSIYELALKIPHYAVEMQQFIDNLIVSFNKFIDEIPQGHLIIMELENQSKGLTTTAVQMTSQLINWLGMWLQSIPNMLFVTLIYFITFFLISLDLPRLLNVFFNFFEAETSGKLRFVFQRMGKVFLGYWKAQFILSIGVLLITYISLLFISPKAALLMSIIIWVVDIIPLYVGPALVLVPWALLEIIMGNTHTGIQLLILATVLLILRRVIEPKVLGDSIGLAALPTVLSMYFGFVFFGVTGLILGPFVYIAIRSAKESGLFHLNFMKK; this is encoded by the coding sequence ATGTGGAAGGCAGGTTATCACTTGATAAATAAAATTCTTCTTAGACGGATAATAATCGTACTGGCTTTATTGGTTATATGCGTTTTTGCTTACATTTATTTCTCCAAAATCTTGCCAATATTGCTCGCTCTCCTGACTGCCATGATGTTTGAACCCCTTGTCAGATGGCTGCAACGACGGATGAAAACAGAGAAAAGACTTCTCCCTGTCACGATCGTCTTCACAACTTTCTTTGCAATTTGTTCGGCTACTCTGTATTTAACCTTAACCAGAGTCTTGAAATCAATCTATGAATTGGCGTTAAAAATACCGCATTATGCCGTAGAAATGCAACAGTTTATTGATAACCTCATCGTGAGTTTCAACAAATTCATCGATGAAATTCCACAAGGGCATCTCATTATCATGGAGTTAGAGAACCAGTCTAAGGGGTTGACGACAACTGCGGTTCAGATGACGTCCCAACTGATTAACTGGCTCGGCATGTGGCTGCAATCCATCCCTAATATGTTATTTGTTACGCTGATATATTTCATTACCTTCTTTCTAATCAGTCTGGATTTGCCCAGGCTGCTAAACGTATTTTTCAATTTTTTTGAAGCAGAGACATCCGGCAAGCTGCGCTTCGTCTTTCAACGAATGGGCAAGGTATTCCTCGGATATTGGAAAGCCCAATTCATTCTTAGTATAGGCGTCCTGCTTATTACCTATATCAGCCTCCTGTTTATATCACCGAAGGCCGCTCTATTGATGTCCATTATTATTTGGGTAGTCGATATCATTCCCCTCTATGTAGGCCCTGCACTCGTGCTGGTCCCTTGGGCGCTGCTGGAGATCATAATGGGAAATACGCATACAGGCATTCAGCTTCTCATTCTTGCCACCGTTCTGCTCATTCTTCGTCGTGTGATCGAGCCGAAGGTGCTTGGCGATTCTATCGGCCTTGCCGCTCTGCCGACGGTGTTATCGATGTACTTCGGCTTCGTATTCTTTGGAGTAACAGGCTTGATCTTAGGGCCATTTGTTTACATTGCCATTCGTTCGGCCAAGGAATCCGGACTGTTTCATTTGAACTTTATGAAGAAATGA